The proteins below come from a single Benincasa hispida cultivar B227 chromosome 4, ASM972705v1, whole genome shotgun sequence genomic window:
- the LOC120075101 gene encoding pentatricopeptide repeat-containing protein At4g21065-like, producing MQSQFTKTKLLRAINNVVASTTNPRAAEQNCLALLQACNALPKLTQIHTHILKLGLHNNPLVLTKFASISSLIHATDYAASFLFSAEADTRLYDAFLFNTLIRAYAQTGHSKDKALSLYSIMLHDGILPNKFTYPFVLKACAGLEVLNLGQSVHGSVVKFGFDRDIHVQNTMIHMYSCCAGGINSARKVFDEMPKSDSVTWSAMIGGYARVGRSTEAVALFREMQMAEVCPDEITMVSILSACTDLGALELGKWIEAYIERQGIHKPVEVSNALIDMFAKCGDINKALKLFRALNEKTIVSWTSVIVGMAMHGRGQEAICLFEEMIVSGVAPDDVSFIGLLSACSHSGLVERGREYFSSMMKKYKLAPKIEHYGCMVDMYCRTGLVKEALQFVHNMPVEPNPVILRTLVSACRGHGEFKLGEKITKLLMRHEPLHESNYVLLSNIYAKMLSWEKKTKIREVMEVKGMKKIPGSTMIEIDNEIYEFVAGDKSHKQYKEIYEMVDEMGREMKKSGYRPSTSEVLLDINEEDKEDTLNRHSEKLAIAFGLLSTPPGTPIRIVKNLRVCSDCHSASKYISNIYNREIIMRDRNRFHHFKSGLCSCGDFW from the coding sequence ATGCAATCCCAATTCACAAAAACCAAGCTATTACGTGCAATCAACAATGTTGTAGCTTCTACAACTAACCCTCGTGCAGCGGAGCAGAACTGTTTAGCCCTGCTTCAGGCCTGTAACGCGTTGCCGAAGCTCACCCAAATCCATACCCACATTCTCAAATTGGGCCTCCACAACAACCCGCTCGTTCTCACCAAATTCGCCTCCATTTCTTCTCTTATTCATGCTACTGATTATGCTGCCTCTTTCTTGTTCTCTGCTGAAGCTGATACTCGGCTTTACGATGCGTTTCTTTTCAATACCCTCATCAGAGCCTATGCCCAAACTGGTCACTCGAAGGATAAAGCCTTGTCTTTGTATAGTATAATGCTTCACGATGGGATTTTGCCTAATAAGTTCACTTACCCATTTGTCTTGAAGGCTTGTGCTGGTCTTGAGGTTTTGAATTTGGGTCAATCGGTTCATGGGTCGGTGGTGAAGTTCGGGTTTGATCGTGATATTCATGTTCAGAACACTATGATTCATATGTACTCCTGTTGCGCCGGTGGGATCAATTCTGCCCGGAAGGTGTTTGATGAGATGCCCAAGTCAGATTCTGTGACTTGGAGTGCGATGATTGGTGGGTATGCTCGAGTAGGGCGCTCTACTGAAGCCGTGGCCTTATTTAGGGAGATGCAAATGGCCGAGGTTTGCCCAGATGAGATCACTATGGTTTCCATTCTCTCTGCTTGTACTGATTTGGGTGCCCTTGAACTTGGGAAATGGATTGAAGCTTATATAGAGAGACAAGGAATTCATAAACCAGTAGAGGTTAGTAATGCACTTATTGACATGTTTGCAAAGTGTGGTGATATTAACAAAGCATTGAAGTTGTTTAGAGCTTTGAATGAGAAAACAATAGTTTCCTGGACTTCTGTTATTGTTGGCATGGCAATGCATGGCCGTGGTCAAGAGGCCATTTGTTTGTTTGAGGAGATGATAGTTTCTGGTGTTGCTCCAGACGATGTCTCCTTTATCGGCTTGCTTTCTGCTTGTAGCCATTCGGGACTAGTAGAAAGAGGTAGAGAATATTTCAGTTCTATGATGAAGAAATACAAGCTTGCTCCTAAGATAGAACACTACGGATGCATGGTGGATATGTATTGCAGGACTGGACTAGTGAAGGAGGCTCTCCAGTTCGTACATAACATGCCGGTCGAGCCAAATCCCGTAATCTTACGAACACTAGTCAGTGCCTGCCGTGGTCATGGTGAATTCAAGCTTGGAGAAAAAATCACCAAACTGCTAATGAGACATGAGCCTTTGCATGAATCAAACTATGTCTTGCTCTCTAACATTTATGCAAAAATGCTTAGTTgggagaagaagaccaaaatTAGAGAGGTGATGGAAGTGAAAGGCATGAAAAAGATTCCAGGGAGCACCATGATTGAGATTGATAATGAAATCTATGAATTTGTTGCTGGAGATAAGTCTCATAAACAGTATAAAGAAATCTATGAAATGGTGGATGAGATGGGGAGAGAAATGAAGAAATCTGGATATCGTCCTTCGACATCGGAGGTTTTACTCGATATCAACGAAGAGGACAAAGAAGATACTTTGAATAGGCATAGTGAAAAACTAGCTATTGCATTTGGTCTTCTTAGTACTCCACCAGGAACTCCGATTCGAATCGTAAAGAATTTGCGAGTTTGCAGCGATTGCCACTCCGCGTCAAAGTACATCTCTAACATTTATAATCGTGAAATCATAATGAGAGACCGCAACCGGTTTCACCACTTCAAGTCTGGGCTGTGCTCATGTGGAGATTTCTGGTGA
- the LOC120074949 gene encoding probable sugar phosphate/phosphate translocator At5g25400, producing MGKGGALSESVVKKILLSYAYVGIWIFLSFTVIVYNKFILDKKMYNWPFPISLTMIHMGFCSSLAFIIIRIFKLVEPVSMSKELYISSVLPIGALYAFSLWLSNSAYIFLSVSFIQMLKALMPVAVYSIGVLFKKEPFKSDTLFNMLSISFGVAVAAYGEAQFNAWGVFLQLGAVAFEATRLVMIQILLTSKGISLNPITSLYYVAPCCFVFLLVPWVFVEYPILQETSSFRFDFLVFGTNSFCAFALNLAVFLLVGKTSALTMNVAGVVKDWLLIAFSWSVIKDTVTPINLFGYGLAFLGVAYYNHSKLQALKAKEAQKKPAAADEEAGRLLEEKNAGDGTAK from the coding sequence ATGGGGAAAGGCGGTGCTCTCAGCGAAAGCGTCGTAAAAAAAATCCTCCTCTCCTACGCCTACGTAGGAATATGGATCTTCCTAAGCTTCACAGTCATCGTCTACAACAAATTCATCCTCGACAAAAAGATGTACAATTGGCCATTCCCAATCTCCCTCACCATGATCCACATGGGTTTTTGTTCTTCTTTGGCCTTCATAATCATCCGCATCTTCAAGCTCGTTGAGCCAGTTTCCATGTCCAAAGAACTCTACATCTCCTCTGTTCTCCCCATCGGCGCTCTCTACGCCTTCTCCCTTTGGCTCTCCAATTCCGCCTATATTTTCCTCTCCGTTTCCTTCATCCAAATGCTTAAAGCCCTTATGCCCGTCGCCGTCTACTCCATCGGTGTTCTCTTCAAAAAAGAGCCTTTCAAATCCGATACTCTGTTTAACATGCTCTCGATTTCATTTGGGGTCGCCGTCGCCGCCTACGGCGAGGCTCAATTCAATGCTTGGGGGGTTTTTCTTCAATTGGGTGCTGTTGCTTTTGAAGCTACAAGACTTGTTATGATTCAAATTTTGCTTACCTCTAAAGGGATTTCTCTGAATCCCATTACTTCTCTGTATTACGTTGCCCcctgttgttttgtttttcttttggtgCCGTGGGTGTTCGTGGAATACCCAATTTTGCAGGAGACTTCTAGTTTTCGGTTcgattttttggtttttgggaCTAATTCTTTCTGTGCTTTTGCGTTGAATTTGGCTGTGTTCTTGCTTGTCGGGAAGACTTCGGCGTTGACGATGAATGTTGCCGGAGTTGTTAAGGATTGGTTGTTGATTGCTTTTTCGTGGTCGGTGATTAAGGATACGGTGACTCCGATCAATTTGTTTGGATATGGGCTTGCGTTTTTGGGAGTTGCGTATTATAATCACTCGAAATTACAAGCGTTGAAAGCCAAGGAAGCGCAGAAGAAACCGGCAGCGGCCGATGAGGAGGCCGGAAGATTGTTGGAAGAGAAAAACGCCGGCGATGGAACGGCGAAGTGA